A window of the Nocardia sp. NBC_01329 genome harbors these coding sequences:
- a CDS encoding metallophosphoesterase, producing the protein MSCCGPTRRTVLGAFGLAALLPAAGLAGAGRATASPGPVLATDLEVVTVTDTSAVLTWTSRDPGTAIPVDTPGEVLLGPADSRRPLRPVWASDGATPFHYAQIDGLEPGRGYRFEARSAGVRAGPAPSVVTGRAGTPETTASFTTQLPPPGRLLRTLALANDVHYGETVSGLVAGDLPPGIRQEPGLPPYPEVMFDAVLDDLRRPDRGAELLLLAGDLTAEAAPADMRAVRTRLDRWGTEGQDYLAVRGNHDRPHTGTDYADCPAVPGAPDHRDCWSDVFGPRQQVIEHELGGLRVLGLDTSALDGAGGVLDAAQFDRVTELLRSEPDRPTVIFGHHPVTVEAGLTNTAGPGFVLDRDTALRLQRLYEGAPGVFLQHSGHTHRTRRTRPDTACEVEFLEVGAIKEYPGGYSLLRIYEGGYTVNFYKTRTPDSRRWSTLTRAEYFGLLPEYTLGTFADRNHVVLRDFSGLS; encoded by the coding sequence ATGAGCTGCTGCGGGCCGACTCGGCGCACCGTACTCGGCGCATTCGGCCTCGCGGCACTGCTCCCCGCCGCCGGGCTCGCCGGCGCGGGCCGGGCGACGGCGTCGCCCGGGCCGGTGCTGGCGACCGACCTGGAAGTCGTCACGGTCACCGACACCTCGGCTGTGCTCACCTGGACCAGCCGGGACCCCGGCACCGCGATCCCGGTGGATACCCCCGGCGAGGTCCTGCTCGGCCCGGCCGACAGCAGGCGCCCGCTACGCCCGGTGTGGGCCTCCGACGGTGCCACCCCCTTCCACTACGCCCAGATCGACGGCCTCGAACCGGGCCGCGGCTATCGGTTCGAAGCCCGGTCTGCCGGGGTGCGGGCCGGACCGGCGCCCTCGGTCGTCACCGGGCGTGCCGGCACCCCGGAAACCACCGCGTCGTTCACCACCCAGCTCCCGCCACCGGGGCGGCTGCTACGAACTCTCGCGCTGGCCAACGACGTCCACTACGGGGAGACCGTCAGTGGCCTGGTGGCCGGTGATCTTCCGCCCGGAATCCGGCAGGAACCGGGCCTCCCGCCCTACCCCGAAGTCATGTTCGACGCAGTACTCGACGATCTGCGCCGACCCGATCGCGGCGCGGAACTGCTGCTGCTGGCCGGCGATCTGACCGCGGAGGCGGCGCCCGCGGATATGCGGGCGGTCCGCACCCGGCTGGACCGGTGGGGCACCGAGGGTCAGGACTATCTCGCCGTCCGCGGTAACCACGACCGCCCGCACACCGGCACGGACTATGCGGACTGTCCCGCTGTGCCCGGCGCACCGGACCACCGTGATTGCTGGAGTGACGTTTTCGGACCCCGGCAACAGGTGATCGAACACGAACTCGGTGGTCTGCGCGTACTCGGCCTCGACACCAGCGCGCTGGACGGGGCGGGCGGCGTCCTCGACGCCGCGCAATTCGACCGGGTCACCGAACTGCTGCGCTCCGAACCGGACCGTCCCACTGTGATTTTCGGGCACCACCCGGTGACAGTCGAAGCCGGGCTGACCAATACGGCGGGCCCGGGATTCGTGCTGGACCGTGACACCGCGCTGCGGCTACAACGGCTGTACGAAGGCGCACCGGGAGTTTTCCTGCAGCACAGCGGCCACACCCACCGCACCCGCCGGACCCGGCCGGATACCGCGTGCGAGGTCGAGTTCCTGGAGGTCGGCGCGATCAAGGAGTACCCCGGCGGATACAGCCTGCTGCGGATCTACGAGGGCGGCTACACGGTGAACTTCTACAAGACCCGCACCCCGGACTCGCGCCGCTGGAGCACGCTGACCCGAGCCGAATACTTCGGCCTGCTCCCCGAATACACACTGGGAACTTTCGCCGACCGCAACCATGTTGTGCTGCGGGACTTCTCCGGGCTGAGCTGA
- a CDS encoding FAD-dependent oxidoreductase: protein MVDFENSARQAGSSGAKRAVVVGAGIAGLAAALRMYRAGWDVVVLERSPARRSSGYLLNLHGPGYDAAERLGLLPALAPRDIGFFTSVLVHADGREKFTIPATVAQAAVGERALSLFRGDLESALYDAVAGHADIRFGTTVQTLTQETGSVEVTLSDGTHLRADLLIGADGVHSRIRDLVFGPEADFLVDLNHMVGAFPLETVPTHVPEGVGTTFLGPRRTAAVMNLGPGRSSAFFTYRSPDTAAEPAHNADAALTSAFGDLGGGIADALHQLAADPAAAYFDSVGQIVMDRWSRGRVVLLGDAAWCVTVFAGYGAALALDGADRLGAAVAAHGDDLSAALDAWEQSLRPEVRKRQALARRGISRFAPPTRVHVWLGDLMLRAIQLPGIRGLVQRSIQRANN, encoded by the coding sequence ATGGTCGATTTCGAGAACTCAGCGCGACAAGCCGGCAGTTCCGGGGCGAAACGAGCGGTGGTGGTAGGCGCCGGTATCGCCGGGCTGGCGGCGGCACTGCGGATGTATCGGGCAGGCTGGGACGTCGTGGTACTCGAGCGGTCACCCGCGCGGCGCAGCAGTGGTTATCTGCTGAACCTGCACGGGCCCGGATACGACGCCGCCGAGCGACTGGGCCTGCTGCCCGCACTCGCTCCGCGCGATATCGGGTTCTTCACCTCTGTCCTCGTGCACGCCGACGGCCGGGAGAAGTTCACCATTCCCGCCACCGTCGCGCAGGCCGCGGTGGGCGAGCGGGCGCTGAGCCTCTTCCGCGGCGACCTGGAGTCCGCGCTCTACGACGCGGTGGCCGGCCACGCCGACATCCGGTTCGGCACCACAGTGCAGACGCTGACCCAGGAAACCGGTTCGGTCGAGGTGACCCTGAGCGACGGCACCCATCTGCGGGCCGATCTGCTCATCGGCGCCGACGGCGTGCACTCCCGGATCCGTGACCTCGTCTTCGGTCCCGAAGCCGACTTCCTGGTGGACCTGAATCACATGGTGGGAGCCTTCCCGCTCGAAACCGTTCCCACGCACGTTCCCGAAGGCGTCGGCACGACGTTCCTCGGCCCCCGGCGCACCGCCGCGGTGATGAACCTGGGTCCGGGCCGGTCCTCGGCATTCTTCACTTACCGCAGCCCCGATACCGCAGCCGAGCCGGCACACAACGCCGACGCGGCGCTCACCTCGGCCTTCGGTGATCTCGGCGGCGGCATCGCCGACGCCCTGCATCAGCTCGCCGCCGATCCGGCCGCCGCCTATTTCGACTCGGTCGGCCAGATCGTCATGGACCGGTGGAGTCGTGGCCGGGTCGTATTGCTGGGCGATGCCGCGTGGTGTGTCACCGTGTTCGCCGGCTACGGCGCGGCACTCGCCCTCGACGGCGCCGACCGCCTCGGTGCTGCCGTAGCGGCCCACGGCGACGACCTCTCCGCCGCGCTCGATGCCTGGGAGCAATCGTTGCGGCCGGAGGTCCGCAAACGACAAGCCCTGGCCCGCAGGGGAATCAGCCGATTCGCTCCACCCACCCGGGTACACGTCTGGCTCGGTGATCTCATGTTGCGCGCCATCCAACTGCCCGGAATCCGAGGTCTCGTCCAGCGATCGATCCAGCGCGCGAACAATTAG
- a CDS encoding NUDIX hydrolase, translated as MGKEMRRDARLAQSLCSRAESRPQEITGITDSAEDFATPRMAAGALFINEDRVLLVRKTYGNRWDIPGGYVDHGESPADACRREVLEEIGLDRRPIRLLIHDWAPREDEGDKLLYIFGCGDLGTDEARIELDGTELDHWEWVAVDQLGDYLIPRLARRILRAYRAHAEGTTLYLEHGELALVPDQRP; from the coding sequence TTGGGTAAGGAAATGCGCAGGGACGCCCGACTCGCGCAATCGCTCTGCTCGCGCGCCGAATCAAGACCCCAGGAGATAACCGGCATCACCGACTCAGCCGAAGATTTCGCGACGCCACGGATGGCAGCCGGCGCTCTGTTCATCAACGAGGATCGAGTGCTGCTGGTCAGAAAGACCTACGGCAACCGGTGGGACATACCGGGTGGCTACGTCGACCATGGCGAATCTCCGGCCGATGCGTGCCGCCGAGAAGTTCTCGAGGAAATCGGCCTGGACCGCCGACCGATACGCCTCCTGATCCACGATTGGGCACCACGCGAAGACGAAGGCGACAAGCTTCTCTACATCTTCGGCTGTGGCGACCTCGGAACCGATGAAGCGCGGATAGAACTCGACGGCACGGAACTCGACCACTGGGAATGGGTCGCCGTCGACCAGCTGGGCGACTACCTCATTCCGCGACTCGCTCGCCGTATCCTCCGCGCATACCGAGCACACGCCGAAGGAACGACCCTGTACCTCGAACACGGCGAGCTTGCCCTGGTGCCTGATCAACGACCGTGA
- a CDS encoding Rv0361 family membrane protein, whose amino-acid sequence MTQPPAGPPPTGPQPPDGVQPGGPDPAAGYPQPTGSPQPTGSPQPPRKRRTGLIIGVVVALLVVVAAIAAVVVLTVQGRTPLSTDDQQIEASLREFYGTLSDDGFAAATQLACKADRDEFDGMSDAEKSEAEKLGFKVDIDSVDKIAVTGDRAKAEITGKFSLSAPGGEDEQMDDSSEENLVKEDGEWRVCSSGSEAK is encoded by the coding sequence TTGACTCAGCCACCGGCAGGTCCACCCCCGACCGGGCCGCAGCCGCCCGACGGCGTCCAGCCCGGCGGGCCGGACCCGGCCGCCGGCTACCCGCAGCCCACAGGTTCTCCGCAGCCGACAGGTTCTCCGCAGCCGCCCCGTAAACGACGTACCGGCTTGATCATCGGCGTGGTGGTGGCCCTGCTCGTGGTGGTCGCCGCCATTGCCGCCGTAGTGGTACTGACCGTGCAGGGACGCACCCCGCTGTCCACCGACGACCAGCAGATCGAGGCCTCGCTGCGCGAGTTCTACGGCACGCTCAGCGACGACGGTTTCGCAGCAGCCACCCAGCTGGCCTGCAAAGCCGATCGCGACGAATTCGACGGTATGTCGGACGCCGAGAAATCCGAGGCCGAGAAGCTCGGGTTCAAGGTCGATATCGACTCGGTCGACAAGATCGCCGTGACCGGCGACCGCGCGAAGGCCGAGATCACGGGCAAGTTCAGCCTGTCGGCGCCCGGTGGCGAAGACGAGCAGATGGACGACAGCTCCGAAGAGAACCTGGTGAAAGAGGACGGCGAGTGGCGAGTCTGCTCGTCGGGCAGCGAGGCGAAGTGA
- a CDS encoding MarR family winged helix-turn-helix transcriptional regulator, translated as MSRPRPLPLDPIQEAHRQWVGHGWGAVADGMAAVTSLVRAQQIVMARVDEALRPTGLTFSRYELLQLLNFSATGALPMAVASARLQVHPTSVTNSVDRLEAAGLVNRVPHPNDRRATLIEITDAGRALVAEATRYLNERVFARPELPPDRLRTLLQLLAEFRHTAGDFDTGEEPPRWAEPGPVTPSDRMTEQT; from the coding sequence ATGTCCCGTCCCCGCCCGCTACCCCTCGACCCGATCCAGGAGGCCCACCGCCAATGGGTCGGCCACGGCTGGGGCGCGGTCGCCGATGGGATGGCCGCGGTGACCTCACTGGTCCGCGCCCAGCAGATCGTCATGGCGCGCGTGGACGAAGCCCTGCGGCCGACCGGCCTGACATTCTCCCGCTACGAACTGCTGCAATTGCTGAACTTCAGTGCCACCGGCGCGCTGCCGATGGCGGTGGCCAGCGCTCGGTTGCAGGTGCATCCGACCAGTGTCACCAATTCGGTGGACCGGCTGGAGGCAGCGGGGCTGGTGAACCGGGTGCCGCATCCGAACGATCGGCGGGCCACGCTGATCGAGATCACCGATGCCGGAAGAGCTCTCGTCGCCGAAGCAACCAGGTACCTGAACGAGCGCGTGTTCGCCCGGCCCGAACTTCCCCCCGACCGGCTGCGGACGCTGCTGCAGTTGCTGGCCGAGTTCCGGCACACCGCCGGAGACTTCGATACGGGCGAGGAACCGCCGCGCTGGGCCGAACCCGGACCGGTTACCCCGAGTGACCGGATGACCGAGCAAACCTGA